In Malus sylvestris chromosome 15, drMalSylv7.2, whole genome shotgun sequence, a single genomic region encodes these proteins:
- the LOC126604938 gene encoding thaumatin-like protein 1 — MASHQAFSSFLFLVCILQSIGVGYSATFTITNKCTNTIWPGILSNAGTDQLPTTGFALGPGESNTFSVPTSWSGRLWGRTLCSQDSTTGKFTCVTADCGSSAVECAGGGAAPPATLAEFTLNGAGGLDFYDVSLVDGYNLPMLVVAEGGTGGNCTTTGCVVDLNAACPSELKVTASDEGVACKSACEAFGDPQYCCSGAYATPDTCKPSSYSQFFKTACPKAYSYAYDDGTSTFTCASANYIITFCPTPSTSVKSSNGQVPGAVDVSASLRNTMPNFFVMAVTVMAAAWRLPPLF; from the exons ATGGCTTCCCATCAAGCCTTTTCATCTTTCTTATTCCTTGTCTGTATCCTTCAATCCATTGGAGTCGGTTACTCGGCGACGTTCACGATCACAAACAAGTGCACCAACACCATATGGCCGGGCATTTTGTCGAATGCAGGGACGGACCAGCTACCCACTACTGGATTCGCTTTGGGTCCTGGAGAGTCTAACACGTTTTCTGTTCCCACCTCGTGGTCGGGTAGGTTATGGGGGCGGACGCTCTGCTCCCAGGACTCAACCACCGGAAAGTTCACTTGTGTGACAGCCGACTGCGGATCTTCTGCAGTCGAATGTGCTGGTGGTGGAGCCGCGCCGCCTGCTACTCTCGCGGAGTTCACGTTGAACGGCGCGGGCGGGCTGGACTTCTACGACGTGAGTTTGGTCGACGGGTATAATCTTCCCATGTTGGTGGTGGCCGAGGGCGGGACCGGAGGGAACTGCACGACCACCGGGTGCGTGGTGGACTTGAACGCCGCGTGCCCCTCGGAGCTGAAGGTGACAGCGAGTGACGAGGGCGTGGCGTGTAAAAGCGCGTGCGAGGCGTTCGGGGACCCTCAGTACTGCTGTAGTGGGGCCTACGCTACGCCGGACACATGCAAACCGAGTTCTTACTCGCAGTTTTTTAAGACTGCATGCCCGAAAGCTTACAGCTATGCTTACGATGACGGCACCAGCACCTTCACCTGTGCTTCGGCTAATTATATCATCACTTTCTGCCCTACTCCTTCAACAAG TGTGAAGTCGTCGAATGGGCAGGTCCCTGGTGCAGTCGATGTCTCAGCTAGTTTACGTAATACGATGCCCAACTTCTTCGTTATGGCCGTCACTGTTATGGCGGCAGCTTGGCGGTTGCCGCCGCTGTTTTGA